A genome region from Sphingorhabdus sp. SMR4y includes the following:
- a CDS encoding VOC family protein, with amino-acid sequence MPKITPNYLEMKAGDLPASKAFYEKAFGLAFTDYGPGYAAVEGGPVDIGLAAGTEPVAPMPTFESDDLEASLAQVKAADGEIVREIFAFPGGRRFECVDPAGNRLAIYQPD; translated from the coding sequence ATGCCCAAAATCACCCCGAACTATCTCGAAATGAAGGCCGGCGACCTGCCCGCCAGCAAGGCCTTCTACGAAAAGGCCTTTGGCTTGGCCTTCACCGATTATGGCCCGGGCTATGCTGCGGTCGAAGGCGGGCCGGTCGATATCGGGCTGGCCGCAGGCACCGAACCGGTCGCTCCGATGCCGACATTCGAGAGCGATGATCTCGAAGCGTCGCTTGCGCAGGTGAAAGCGGCGGACGGCGAAATCGTCAGAGAGATTTTCGCCTTCCCCGGCGGACGGCGGTTTGAATGCGTGGATCCGGCGGGCAACCGGCTGGCCATCTATCAGCCGGACTAG
- the ubiG gene encoding bifunctional 2-polyprenyl-6-hydroxyphenol methylase/3-demethylubiquinol 3-O-methyltransferase UbiG, which yields MTKASSTIKPEEAAHFGGLAADWWDPKGRSAMLHRLNPVRLAYIRDAIDLHFHCDSSLLRPLSGKSALDVGCGAGLLCEPLARLGARVTGLDAAAENIAVAKAHAEPQGLDIDYRNEAVEDFGGTDFDLVTSLEVIEHVDDPQAFVNGLAASLADDGLMILSTPNRTALSNLLLVELAERTGQIPRGTHHHEQFITPDELEKLLSNAGLDVVDTSGLSYSPSKGFALSDNLALNYLMTVVKA from the coding sequence ATGACAAAGGCAAGTAGCACGATCAAGCCCGAAGAAGCCGCGCATTTTGGCGGGCTGGCCGCAGACTGGTGGGACCCGAAGGGCCGTTCGGCCATGTTGCACCGGCTGAATCCGGTACGGCTTGCCTATATTCGCGACGCGATAGACCTGCATTTCCATTGTGATTCCAGCCTGCTCCGCCCGCTTTCCGGCAAATCGGCACTGGATGTCGGTTGCGGTGCCGGCCTGCTATGCGAACCGCTGGCCCGGCTGGGTGCGCGGGTCACCGGACTTGATGCGGCTGCCGAAAATATCGCGGTGGCCAAGGCGCATGCCGAGCCGCAGGGGCTGGATATCGACTACCGCAACGAGGCTGTCGAAGATTTTGGCGGGACAGATTTTGATCTGGTGACTTCGCTGGAGGTGATCGAGCATGTCGATGACCCGCAGGCTTTCGTCAATGGTCTGGCGGCTTCGCTGGCAGATGACGGCCTGATGATCCTTTCGACACCCAATCGCACCGCGCTGTCGAACCTGCTGCTGGTCGAACTGGCCGAACGGACCGGACAAATCCCGCGCGGGACCCATCATCACGAGCAGTTCATCACGCCGGACGAGCTGGAGAAGCTGCTGAGCAATGCCGGTCTCGACGTCGTGGATACCAGCGGCCTGTCCTATAGTCCGTCCAAGGGTTTCGCGCTGTCCGACAATCTGGCGCTCAATTATCTGATGACCGTCGTAAAAGCCTGA
- a CDS encoding GNAT family N-acetyltransferase, whose translation MTRFRPYLRSDKQACLALFDGNVPEFFDATERDEFAAFLDRPGEAYFVIEQEDAVIGCGGFAREVRGQARFTWGMVDRNHHGDGLGRLLAEHRLRAIVAAGAYSEVELFTTPKIAPFFARFGFVQIDVEKDGFAPGMDRVQMIKTL comes from the coding sequence ATGACCAGATTCCGGCCCTATTTGCGGTCGGACAAACAGGCCTGTCTTGCGCTGTTCGACGGTAATGTGCCGGAATTTTTCGACGCGACCGAGCGCGACGAATTTGCCGCGTTTCTCGACAGGCCGGGCGAGGCATATTTCGTCATCGAGCAAGAGGACGCGGTCATCGGCTGCGGCGGCTTCGCCAGGGAAGTCCGAGGGCAGGCCCGTTTCACCTGGGGCATGGTGGACCGAAACCATCATGGTGACGGTCTGGGGCGGTTGCTGGCCGAACATAGATTGCGCGCGATTGTTGCGGCGGGCGCATATTCGGAGGTTGAATTGTTCACCACGCCAAAAATTGCGCCGTTCTTTGCCCGATTCGGTTTTGTCCAGATCGATGTGGAGAAAGACGGCTTCGCACCCGGCATGGACAGGGTGCAGATGATCAAGACGCTTTAG
- a CDS encoding glutathione S-transferase family protein, producing the protein MWQLYQFPLCPFSRKVRLLLGEKSVGYELVRESPWDQRDEFLAMNPTGRTPVMKHSERDIHLVDSVAICEYIEETVEKAPMINGTAVNRAEIRRLVAWFDEQFYGDVTAPMLHERMHKRLVRREPPDAKILREAMRRANSHLDYVDYLIDHRSWLAGATMSLADLAAAAQISVADYLGTIDWTGHEQTKAWYSMFKSRPSFRPLLSERMEVIAPPAHYEKVDF; encoded by the coding sequence ATGTGGCAGTTGTACCAATTCCCTCTTTGTCCGTTTTCGCGCAAAGTCCGCTTGCTGCTGGGCGAGAAGTCGGTCGGCTACGAGCTGGTTCGCGAATCGCCATGGGATCAGCGCGACGAATTTCTGGCGATGAACCCGACCGGCCGGACCCCGGTAATGAAACATAGCGAACGCGACATCCATCTGGTCGATAGCGTCGCCATTTGCGAATATATCGAGGAAACGGTCGAAAAGGCTCCGATGATCAACGGCACGGCGGTAAACCGGGCCGAGATCCGCCGTCTGGTCGCCTGGTTCGACGAGCAATTTTACGGCGACGTTACCGCGCCGATGCTGCACGAGCGGATGCACAAGAGACTGGTCCGGCGCGAACCGCCCGATGCCAAGATCTTGCGTGAGGCGATGCGTCGCGCGAATTCGCATCTCGATTATGTCGATTATCTGATCGACCACCGCAGCTGGCTGGCGGGCGCCACTATGAGCCTTGCCGATCTGGCAGCTGCCGCCCAGATTTCGGTTGCCGATTATCTCGGGACGATCGACTGGACCGGCCACGAGCAAACCAAGGCCTGGTACAGCATGTTCAAGTCGCGCCCCTCCTTCCGGCCCTTGCTGTCCGAACGGATGGAAGTGATCGCACCGCCGGCCCATTATGAAAAGGTCGATTTCTAG